A genomic segment from Lagenorhynchus albirostris chromosome X, mLagAlb1.1, whole genome shotgun sequence encodes:
- the ZIC3 gene encoding zinc finger protein ZIC 3 isoform X1, whose protein sequence is MTMLLDGGPQFPGLGVGSFGAPRHHEMPNREPAGIGLNPFGDSPHAAAAAAAFKLSPAAAHDLSSGQSSAFTPQGSGYANALGHHHHHHHHHHHAGQVPSYGGAASAAFNSTRDFLFRQRGSGLGEAASGGGQHGLFAGSASSLHAPAGIPEPPGYLLFPGLHEQGAGHPSPTGHVDNNQVHLGLRGELFGRADPYRPVASPRTDPYTAGAQFPNYSPMNMNMGVNVAAHHGPGAFFRYMRQPIKQELSCKWIDEAQLSRPKKSCDRTFSTMHELVTHVTMEHVGGPEQNNHVCYWEECPREGKSFKAKYKLVNHIRVHTGEKPFPCPFPGCGKIFARSENLKIHKRTHTGEKPFKCEFEGCDRRFANSSDRKKHMHVHTSDKPYICKVCDKSYTHPSSLRKHMKVHESQGSDSSPAASSGYESSTPPAIASANSKDTTKTPSAVQTSTSHNPGLPPNFNEWYV, encoded by the exons ATGACGATGCTCCTGGACGGAGGCCCGCAGTTCCCCGGGCTGGGAGTGGGCAGCTTCGGCGCGCCGCGCCACCACGAGATGCCCAACCGCGAGCCGGCGGGCATTGGGCTGAATCCCTTCGGGGACTCGCcccacgccgccgccgccgccgctgccttCAAGCTGAGCCCCGCCGCGGCTCACGATCTGTCTTCCGGCCAGAGCTCGGCGTTCACGCCGCAGGGTTCGGGTTACGCCAACGCCCTGggccatcatcaccaccaccatcaccaccatcaccacgcCGGCCAGGTGCCCAGCTACGGCGGTGCCGCCTCCGCCGCCTTCAACTCCACTCGCGACTTTCTGTTCCGCCAGCGCGGCTCTGGGCTCGGCGAGGCGGCCTCGGGTGGCGGGCAGCACGGGCTCTTCGCCGGCTCGGCGAGCAGCCTGCACGCTCCGGCTGGCATTCCTGAGCCCCCTGGCTACCTGCTCTTCCCCGGGCTGCACGAGCAGGGCGCCGGGCACCCGTCGCCCACCGGGCACGTGGACAACAACCAGGTCCACCTGGGGCTGCGCGGAGAGCTGTTCGGCCGCGCCGACCCGTACCGCCCGGTGGCCAGCCCGCGCACGGACCCCTACACGGCCGGCGCGCAGTTCCCTAACTACAGCCCCATGAACATGAACATGGGCGTGAACGTGGCGGCCCACCACGGGCCCGGCGCCTTCTTCCGTTACATGCGGCAGCCCATCAAGCAGGAGCTGTCGTGCAAGTGGATCGACGAGGCTCAGCTGAGCCGGCCCAAGAAGAGCTGCGACCGGACCTTCAGCACCATGCACGAGTTGGTGACACACGTCACCATGGAGCATGTGGGGGGACCGGAGCAGAACAACCACGTCTGCTACTGGGAGGAGTGCCCCCGCGAGGGCAAGTCCTTCAAGGCGAAGTACAAACTGGTCAATCACATTCGGGTGCACACGGGCGAGAAGCCCTTCCCTTGCCCCTTCCCAGGCTGCGGGAAGATCTTTGCCCGCTCCGAGAACCTCAAGATCCACAAGAGGACCCATACAG GTGAGAAACCTTTCAAATGTGAATTTGAAGGCTGTGACAGACGCTTTGCCAACAGCAGCGACCGCAAGAagcacatgcatgtgcacacctCGGACAAGCCCTATATCTGCAAAGTGTGCGACAAGTCCTACACGCACCCGAGCTCCCTGCGCAAGCACATGAAG GTTCATGAATCTCAAGGGTCAGATTCCTCCCCTGCTGCCAGTTCAGGCTATGAATCTTCCACTCCACCCGCTATAGCTTCTGCAAACAGTAAAGATACCACTAAAACCCCTTCTGCAGTTCAAACTAGCACCAGCCACAACCCTGGACTTCCTCCCAATTTTAACGAATGGTACGTCTGA
- the ZIC3 gene encoding zinc finger protein ZIC 3 isoform X2: MTMLLDGGPQFPGLGVGSFGAPRHHEMPNREPAGIGLNPFGDSPHAAAAAAAFKLSPAAAHDLSSGQSSAFTPQGSGYANALGHHHHHHHHHHHAGQVPSYGGAASAAFNSTRDFLFRQRGSGLGEAASGGGQHGLFAGSASSLHAPAGIPEPPGYLLFPGLHEQGAGHPSPTGHVDNNQVHLGLRGELFGRADPYRPVASPRTDPYTAGAQFPNYSPMNMNMGVNVAAHHGPGAFFRYMRQPIKQELSCKWIDEAQLSRPKKSCDRTFSTMHELVTHVTMEHVGGPEQNNHVCYWEECPREGKSFKAKYKLVNHIRVHTGEKPFPCPFPGCGKIFARSENLKIHKRTHTGEKPFKCEFEGCDRRFANSSDRKKHMHVHTSDKPYICKVCDKSYTHPSSLRKHMKCCPAWYPGQSLIPDEELDTDVGMQQPALHNTTYPKCRVNAEPTVQEMIY; the protein is encoded by the exons ATGACGATGCTCCTGGACGGAGGCCCGCAGTTCCCCGGGCTGGGAGTGGGCAGCTTCGGCGCGCCGCGCCACCACGAGATGCCCAACCGCGAGCCGGCGGGCATTGGGCTGAATCCCTTCGGGGACTCGCcccacgccgccgccgccgccgctgccttCAAGCTGAGCCCCGCCGCGGCTCACGATCTGTCTTCCGGCCAGAGCTCGGCGTTCACGCCGCAGGGTTCGGGTTACGCCAACGCCCTGggccatcatcaccaccaccatcaccaccatcaccacgcCGGCCAGGTGCCCAGCTACGGCGGTGCCGCCTCCGCCGCCTTCAACTCCACTCGCGACTTTCTGTTCCGCCAGCGCGGCTCTGGGCTCGGCGAGGCGGCCTCGGGTGGCGGGCAGCACGGGCTCTTCGCCGGCTCGGCGAGCAGCCTGCACGCTCCGGCTGGCATTCCTGAGCCCCCTGGCTACCTGCTCTTCCCCGGGCTGCACGAGCAGGGCGCCGGGCACCCGTCGCCCACCGGGCACGTGGACAACAACCAGGTCCACCTGGGGCTGCGCGGAGAGCTGTTCGGCCGCGCCGACCCGTACCGCCCGGTGGCCAGCCCGCGCACGGACCCCTACACGGCCGGCGCGCAGTTCCCTAACTACAGCCCCATGAACATGAACATGGGCGTGAACGTGGCGGCCCACCACGGGCCCGGCGCCTTCTTCCGTTACATGCGGCAGCCCATCAAGCAGGAGCTGTCGTGCAAGTGGATCGACGAGGCTCAGCTGAGCCGGCCCAAGAAGAGCTGCGACCGGACCTTCAGCACCATGCACGAGTTGGTGACACACGTCACCATGGAGCATGTGGGGGGACCGGAGCAGAACAACCACGTCTGCTACTGGGAGGAGTGCCCCCGCGAGGGCAAGTCCTTCAAGGCGAAGTACAAACTGGTCAATCACATTCGGGTGCACACGGGCGAGAAGCCCTTCCCTTGCCCCTTCCCAGGCTGCGGGAAGATCTTTGCCCGCTCCGAGAACCTCAAGATCCACAAGAGGACCCATACAG GTGAGAAACCTTTCAAATGTGAATTTGAAGGCTGTGACAGACGCTTTGCCAACAGCAGCGACCGCAAGAagcacatgcatgtgcacacctCGGACAAGCCCTATATCTGCAAAGTGTGCGACAAGTCCTACACGCACCCGAGCTCCCTGCGCAAGCACATGAAG tgtTGTCCTGCTTGGTATCCGGGACAGTCTCTAATTCCTGATGAAGAACTTGATACTGACGTTGGTATGCAGCAGCCAGCCCTCCATAACACTACCTATCCTAAATGCAGGGTTAATGCCGAACCTACTGTGCAAGAAATGATTTACTGA